In the Clostridium beijerinckii genome, one interval contains:
- a CDS encoding GNAT family N-acetyltransferase, whose amino-acid sequence MIFEDKKVKLKNGEECILRSPDVKDAEKLIDYLRKASSETDYMLRYTEEITMTIEDEEKFINDINESNKDVMISAFIDDKLVGNSSICIIGNMIKVSHRANFGIAVIKEAWNLGIGKALLTEILKYAKKVGFEQVELEVASDNYKAINLYEEFGFKKYGTRSNSFKLKDGSYYTEYLMMKNL is encoded by the coding sequence ATGATATTTGAAGACAAAAAAGTAAAATTGAAAAATGGAGAAGAATGCATATTAAGAAGTCCTGATGTAAAGGATGCAGAGAAATTAATTGATTACTTAAGAAAGGCATCATCAGAAACAGACTATATGCTTAGGTATACAGAAGAAATTACTATGACTATAGAAGATGAAGAAAAATTCATCAATGACATTAATGAAAGTAATAAGGATGTAATGATTTCAGCATTTATTGATGATAAACTTGTTGGAAATTCAAGTATATGTATTATTGGAAATATGATTAAAGTTTCACACAGAGCAAATTTTGGAATAGCAGTTATCAAAGAAGCTTGGAATCTTGGTATTGGAAAAGCTTTGTTAACTGAAATCTTAAAATATGCAAAAAAAGTAGGATTTGAACAAGTTGAATTAGAGGTAGCAAGTGATAACTATAAGGCAATAAACTTATATGAAGAATTTGGTTTTAAAAAGTATGGGACAAGAAGCAACTCTTTTAAATTAAAAGATGGATCATATTACACAGAATATTTAATGATGAAAAATTTATAG
- a CDS encoding ABC transporter ATP-binding protein — protein sequence MNAINIENLNKSYDGKTNALNDINLSIPKGQIFGFLGPNGSGKTTTVRILNGILSATSGHAEILGIPVLENNIEIHKLCGVMTESSSCYENLTAKQNLIFFGKMHGVKENLLNERTDSILKRLELLEVKDKKVKSFSTGMRKRVSLAIALVHNPKILFLDEPTSGLDPENALNVTKLVKELAEENEVTIFLCTHQLKYAEDICTQYGFINNGNILGIGTFDELASKKNAKLQLKIRGKNVSDKFGFIYEGNDIYSKPISGDQEVNTLIQSIMKDDGEIYEAMQQKWSLEQLYFKYIKGTSDDVSL from the coding sequence ATGAATGCAATAAATATAGAGAATCTTAACAAGTCTTATGATGGAAAGACTAATGCTTTGAATGATATAAACTTGAGTATACCAAAAGGCCAGATATTTGGATTTCTTGGACCTAATGGTTCAGGAAAAACTACAACAGTTAGAATTCTTAATGGAATTCTTTCAGCAACATCTGGTCATGCCGAAATTTTAGGGATTCCTGTTTTGGAAAATAATATTGAAATTCATAAATTATGTGGAGTTATGACTGAAAGTTCGAGTTGCTATGAGAATCTCACTGCAAAACAAAACTTAATATTCTTTGGAAAAATGCACGGAGTTAAAGAAAATTTACTCAATGAACGTACTGATTCTATATTAAAAAGATTAGAGCTGCTAGAGGTAAAAGATAAGAAGGTGAAATCTTTTAGTACAGGAATGAGAAAGAGGGTTTCATTAGCTATAGCATTAGTTCATAATCCGAAAATTTTATTTCTTGATGAACCAACGTCTGGTTTAGATCCAGAAAACGCATTAAATGTTACAAAGCTTGTAAAGGAACTTGCAGAAGAAAACGAAGTTACAATATTTCTTTGTACCCATCAATTAAAATATGCTGAAGATATATGTACTCAATATGGTTTTATAAACAATGGGAATATCCTTGGGATAGGCACTTTTGATGAACTTGCTTCAAAGAAAAATGCAAAACTTCAACTAAAAATTAGAGGAAAGAATGTTTCTGATAAATTTGGATTTATCTATGAAGGAAATGATATATATAGCAAACCTATTTCAGGAGACCAAGAGGTAAATACTCTAATACAAAGCATTATGAAAGATGATGGAGAAATTTATGAGGCAATGCAGCAGAAATGGTCTTTGGAACAACTGTATTTCAAATATATAAAAGGTACATCTGATGATGTGTCTTTATAA
- a CDS encoding ABC transporter permease subunit produces MKSNEKALIYKDINELVSSKRVILPMTIVPIILTIIVPLGILIGANFIGSDSSTITKMAPLIRKLPYEYTTYTPAQLLVKVAINFMFPSYFLIIPIMCSAVIGASSFVGEKEHKTLESLLYTPTSMEQLLRAKILGVFIPSYIVTLISFIAIGIIFNIGGFIYFGGLIFPDIKWLIIILWLSPAINLLSLILTVMVSAKSETFQEAQQISGLLVIPVILVLIGQMTGVLLLSNFIMIVAGGVLLILDYALIKRISSKFIPEKLI; encoded by the coding sequence ATGAAGAGTAATGAAAAAGCACTTATATATAAAGACATAAATGAGTTAGTAAGTTCAAAACGAGTAATTCTCCCTATGACTATTGTTCCAATTATCTTGACAATAATAGTGCCTCTTGGAATACTCATAGGTGCAAATTTTATAGGAAGTGACTCAAGCACTATTACAAAAATGGCTCCTCTTATAAGGAAATTACCTTATGAATATACAACATACACTCCAGCTCAATTACTGGTAAAAGTGGCTATAAACTTCATGTTTCCATCATACTTTCTTATAATACCTATAATGTGTTCAGCAGTTATTGGGGCTAGTAGTTTTGTAGGAGAAAAGGAACATAAAACTCTAGAGTCTTTGCTTTATACTCCAACATCAATGGAGCAATTACTTAGAGCTAAAATTCTAGGTGTATTTATTCCATCGTATATTGTGACTTTGATCTCATTTATAGCAATTGGAATAATATTTAATATAGGTGGCTTTATATATTTTGGCGGACTTATCTTTCCAGATATAAAATGGTTGATAATTATACTTTGGCTTTCACCTGCAATTAATTTGCTATCGTTAATACTTACAGTTATGGTGTCAGCAAAGTCGGAAACTTTCCAGGAAGCACAACAAATAAGCGGGCTTCTTGTAATTCCAGTTATTCTTGTATTAATTGGTCAGATGACAGGAGTACTATTACTTAGCAATTTTATAATGATTGTAGCAGGAGGAGTTCTATTAATACTTGATTATGCTCTAATAAAGAGAATTTCTTCAAAGTTCATTCCAGAAAAGTTAATTTAA
- a CDS encoding transcriptional regulator, protein MKKLNIGECIAYKRKEKGITQEQLADYIGVSKASVSKWESALSYPDILLLPELATYFNISVDELLGYSPQLTKEDIKKTYKELSNEFAIKPFDEVINKCEKLIKKYYSCFPFLLSMIQLLINYSILAKTEDIKKEIFQKCILLSKRIKEESDNISEIKSSNTMEALAQMLLGNSEEVIRLLDNKLIPYSGEDVMLINAYKMQGEIDKANEVNQILVFNNVINMLRLLNNYLSINIMERVLFEKIYSQGIQIIESFNLNEILTNDVLGIHIVAAQGYLIHKDKEKAICALEQYVNIVCKIKFPLKFKGNEYFTKVDKWLEDNSYIGTSTPVDETTIKKNFASAITENPAFVSLREDEKYKFLVKKLKRKLDE, encoded by the coding sequence ATGAAAAAGTTAAATATAGGAGAATGTATTGCTTATAAGAGGAAAGAGAAGGGAATAACTCAGGAGCAATTAGCAGATTATATTGGAGTTTCTAAAGCATCTGTTTCTAAATGGGAATCTGCATTAAGTTATCCTGATATCTTACTTCTTCCTGAGCTTGCGACTTACTTTAATATTTCGGTTGATGAATTATTAGGATATTCCCCGCAGCTTACAAAAGAAGATATTAAAAAGACTTATAAGGAACTTTCGAATGAATTCGCTATAAAACCATTTGATGAAGTAATAAATAAATGTGAGAAGTTAATAAAAAAATACTATTCCTGCTTTCCTTTTTTGCTTTCAATGATTCAGTTATTAATAAATTATTCTATATTAGCAAAAACTGAGGATATAAAAAAAGAAATTTTTCAGAAATGTATATTATTAAGCAAGAGAATAAAAGAAGAATCAGATAATATTTCTGAAATAAAGAGTTCAAATACAATGGAAGCATTGGCACAAATGTTATTAGGAAATAGTGAAGAAGTTATTCGATTATTGGATAATAAATTAATACCGTATAGTGGTGAGGATGTAATGCTAATTAATGCATACAAGATGCAGGGAGAAATAGATAAAGCAAATGAGGTCAATCAAATACTAGTATTTAATAATGTAATAAACATGTTAAGACTTTTAAACAACTATCTTTCAATAAATATTATGGAGCGAGTTTTGTTTGAAAAAATTTATTCTCAAGGTATTCAGATCATTGAGTCTTTTAATCTTAATGAGATTTTGACAAATGATGTTTTAGGAATTCATATTGTTGCAGCACAAGGTTATTTAATTCACAAAGATAAGGAAAAGGCCATATGTGCTCTGGAGCAGTATGTAAATATTGTCTGCAAAATAAAGTTTCCATTGAAATTTAAAGGAAATGAATATTTTACTAAGGTTGATAAATGGCTTGAGGATAATAGCTATATTGGAACGAGCACTCCTGTAGATGAGACAACAATAAAGAAAAATTTTGCCTCTGCAATTACTGAAAATCCGGCATTTGTATCATTAAGAGAAGATGAAAAGTACAAATTTCTTGTTAAAAAACTGAAGAGAAAGTTGGATGAATAA
- a CDS encoding methyl-accepting chemotaxis protein codes for MGYKEHLTENLTDEEILKAFSIVLPYLNDLSRDDTAFGLTDTEKYIEYEDPKEFQLQLRAGSEPLDVIKDSLRSGRLEKGDTNVSGKEIKVISIPIRNSKGKIIGTISDGIDLDDTTRLVNSVSEISESLDQVSTSVSELANSASNFALTGQKTLKQAQDVMETSKKTSDAIEIIKSIADQTNLLGLNAAIESARAGEHGKGFNVVSTEIRKLASQSKESTRTINDIVINMNQSINTIIGAVNESASESEEQAAAIEEISATIESINANLKRLNEFIERFA; via the coding sequence ATGGGATATAAAGAACATTTAACTGAAAATTTAACGGACGAGGAAATTTTAAAGGCATTTTCTATTGTTTTGCCATATCTTAACGATCTATCAAGAGATGATACAGCATTTGGATTAACAGATACTGAAAAATATATCGAATATGAAGATCCTAAGGAATTTCAGTTGCAACTTAGAGCTGGCTCTGAACCATTAGATGTTATAAAAGATTCTTTAAGAAGTGGAAGACTTGAAAAAGGTGATACAAATGTATCTGGCAAAGAAATAAAAGTTATATCAATACCTATTAGAAATTCAAAAGGGAAGATTATTGGAACAATTAGCGATGGAATTGATTTAGATGATACTACTAGATTGGTAAATAGTGTTTCGGAAATATCAGAATCATTAGATCAAGTTTCTACAAGTGTTAGTGAATTAGCTAATTCGGCCTCAAATTTTGCTCTAACTGGACAAAAGACTCTAAAGCAGGCTCAAGATGTTATGGAGACTTCAAAGAAAACATCAGATGCTATAGAAATTATTAAGAGTATCGCTGATCAAACAAATTTACTAGGATTAAATGCAGCTATTGAATCTGCAAGAGCTGGTGAGCATGGAAAAGGATTTAATGTTGTATCAACAGAAATCAGAAAGCTTGCAAGCCAAAGTAAAGAATCAACTAGAACAATAAATGATATTGTTATTAATATGAATCAGTCAATAAATACTATAATTGGAGCTGTAAATGAATCAGCATCAGAAAGTGAAGAACAAGCAGCAGCTATTGAAGAAATAAGTGCTACTATTGAAAGTATAAATGCTAATTTAAAAAGATTAAATGAATTTATTGAAAGATTTGCATAA
- a CDS encoding dihydroxyacetone kinase — translation MLEYKFDTQLLIEGKDLSEDEINEYITKNIEGDSLLAVGDEELIKIHFHTNTPWQVLKYCASLGEIYDVVIENMERQANGLKG, via the coding sequence ATGCTTGAATATAAATTTGATACGCAATTATTAATCGAAGGAAAAGATCTTTCAGAAGATGAAATAAATGAATATATAACAAAAAACATTGAGGGAGATTCTCTGCTTGCAGTTGGAGATGAGGAATTGATTAAGATTCACTTCCATACAAATACTCCATGGCAGGTACTTAAGTATTGTGCTTCTTTAGGGGAGATATATGATGTTGTCATAGAAAATATGGAGCGACAAGCAAATGGACTCAAAGGCTAA
- a CDS encoding DJ-1/PfpI family protein: MEKILFFIFDEMTDYEVTFISHLLSSEAGKEIITISYEDKMIEGRSGFLYKPDKLVKDVLNYNVDGLIITGGWYGEVKPELIELINKIYLEGKLVGGICGAGTVFLAKSGALNNVKYTTPINQWTQKHIDIYGKNDPFPRENFVSKRVVRDKNVITAQGTAFIDFAIEICDWFNLFENQEDKDNFEKEVKGL, translated from the coding sequence ATGGAGAAAATATTATTTTTCATTTTTGATGAAATGACAGACTATGAAGTTACATTTATCAGTCATTTACTAAGTTCAGAGGCAGGTAAAGAAATAATTACTATCTCTTATGAAGATAAAATGATTGAAGGACGCTCTGGTTTCTTATATAAACCAGATAAATTAGTTAAAGATGTCTTAAATTATAATGTAGATGGGTTGATAATTACTGGAGGATGGTATGGTGAAGTTAAGCCTGAATTAATAGAGCTTATCAATAAAATATATTTGGAGGGGAAATTAGTAGGCGGTATATGTGGAGCAGGAACCGTTTTTTTAGCAAAGTCTGGAGCTTTAAATAATGTTAAGTATACTACGCCTATTAACCAATGGACACAAAAGCATATTGATATATATGGAAAAAATGACCCATTTCCAAGAGAAAATTTTGTTTCTAAAAGAGTAGTGAGAGATAAAAATGTAATAACTGCTCAGGGAACAGCTTTTATTGACTTTGCAATAGAGATATGTGATTGGTTCAACTTATTTGAAAACCAAGAAGATAAGGATAATTTCGAAAAAGAAGTTAAAGGATTATAA